The genomic window CGGCGCCGAAACCGATGGCCGCGCCGACCACCATCATGCCGACACCCGACGCTAGACCGACAGCCAAGCTAATCACCAGACTGACCGCCAGAACACGGGCCTCATCCATACCGAGCCGCAGATAGCCCCACGACGACTCGTCCGGCCGCAAGACCGAGCGCGCCACCGCGGCGCTCAGTACCGCGCCGACCAATAGAACGATGGGCGCGGCCCAGATCACGGCGCCGGCATAGGTCTGAACCAAGGCCTGAAACTCGGCTATCGAGGGACTAGCCGACTGTTCCAGCGCCTTGCTGGCCGCCACAAAACTCGCCAGCTTGTCTGCGCCCAGGCCGAACATGGCGACATAGACGGCCAGATAGACCAGGCCCCAGGCGACCGCGACGATCGGATGCCGACGAACGACTCGGAAGCCTTCGAAGGCCGCGTCGGTGGCGGAAAAACTCATGACAACTCCGGGAGCAGATTCGCAGCGCACCCTAGCGCATACGCAAGCCTACGTCCCGCACCGCCGCCGTCACGGCGTCATGCGTTCGATCGCCTCAGTTCGCGGAGGCGATCGTCCAGTCCGCGATCTGGGTGTTGATGTCGCGCGTCGCCGTGTCGAAGGCTGCAACGATGGCGGACACGCGGTTGTCGCCGGCGGGCTGGGTCACGGTGAACACCCGCTCGACCGAGCGGCCTTCCTCGGGACGAATGGTCCCGCCGCCAGCGCGCCGTTCCGGGGTGGAGCGCAGCTGCGCCCGTGCGGTCACGACGACATCCGGCACGGCGCCCGGCGCGGCGTATCGCGCCTCGAACGTCGTGACCGTGACCTGCAGGATCAGCGGCGGCGTCCCCGGCTCGCGGCGACCCAGCACGCGAATGCGGTCGGCGCGGTTGGCGAAGGCCGCCTTCAGGCTGTCGTCAAACAGGGTCGAGGCCGGCGACACCCAGCGTGCGCCGCCGATATAGGCCGTCTCTAGACCCGTGACGCCCAGGATCTTGTCGTCGCCGGTCGCCTGCGGAAACTCGATGCGGCGGATCGAGACCGTGAGAGGCGCAGGGGTGTCGCCCACTGCCGACGGCGCGGCCATCGGCAGACCGAACCGATAGTTCTGCACCGGGTCCGGCGACGACAGCAGGGCGCATCCGCTCAGCGCGGTCAGGACAGCGGCGGACGCCGCCAGACGAAGGACAGGACGAGGGATCACGGCTGCACCTCCAGCTCTTTGGATTTCGGACGACCGATAAAGTCGCGCGGGCTGGCGCGGACGTCGTCGATCAGGGATTGCAGAGACCGGGTGGCGTCTTGCAGTTCTTCGATCGTGCCGGTCAGTTGCGGCAGGCTGGTCGTCGCAAAGTCACCCAGCGGACGCTCCAGACCCGTAATCGAACGGTTGGCAGAGGCGATCGCCGTGCGGGCCTCCGCCGTCGCCGAGTTGATATTAGCGATGGCTTGGCGACCGTCCGTATTGATGATCTGACGCGTGTCGACGGCTAGGGCCTGATATTCCTTCACCGCCGCGTTGGCGTTGGTCACGGCCTCTTCCAACTGCTGGAAGATGGCCTTGCGGGCTTCCAGTTCGGTCGTCAGGGCCTCGACGTTCTTCACACTGGTGGAGAAGCTGCGGATATTGTCATCGGACATGACGCGGTTGATCCGGTTCAGCGCATCCACGGTCTGGGCCAGAACCGTGCCCGAACCACTCAACAGTTCAGCGATCGGCGACGGCTGGCTTTGCAGCACGGGCACGACATTATCCGGATACTGCTCTTTCAGCAGGGCGCTGTTGGGCGAACCGGCAGTGATCTGGATGTAGTTCAGGCCGGTGATCCCTTGCGGCTCCAGCTGCGCGCGCGAGGTGACGCGCACCGGCGTCGTGCCGTCCACGCGGACACGGGCGATGACCTGGTCGCCGCGCTTGGTGTCGATGTTCAGGTCGGTGACCTCGCCGACGCGGATGCCGTTGAAATGCACCTCGCCGCCTTCGGACAGGCCGTTCACCGGCCCATAGAAGACGATATCGTACATGTCGTAGTCGCTGTTGAACTGCAGCCGGGCCAG from Brevundimonas fontaquae includes these protein-coding regions:
- a CDS encoding ABC-type transport auxiliary lipoprotein family protein — its product is MIPRPVLRLAASAAVLTALSGCALLSSPDPVQNYRFGLPMAAPSAVGDTPAPLTVSIRRIEFPQATGDDKILGVTGLETAYIGGARWVSPASTLFDDSLKAAFANRADRIRVLGRREPGTPPLILQVTVTTFEARYAAPGAVPDVVVTARAQLRSTPERRAGGGTIRPEEGRSVERVFTVTQPAGDNRVSAIVAAFDTATRDINTQIADWTIASAN
- a CDS encoding MlaD family protein gives rise to the protein MERDAHYAAVGIATVALLAALAVFTIWLARLQFNSDYDMYDIVFYGPVNGLSEGGEVHFNGIRVGEVTDLNIDTKRGDQVIARVRVDGTTPVRVTSRAQLEPQGITGLNYIQITAGSPNSALLKEQYPDNVVPVLQSQPSPIAELLSGSGTVLAQTVDALNRINRVMSDDNIRSFSTSVKNVEALTTELEARKAIFQQLEEAVTNANAAVKEYQALAVDTRQIINTDGRQAIANINSATAEARTAIASANRSITGLERPLGDFATTSLPQLTGTIEELQDATRSLQSLIDDVRASPRDFIGRPKSKELEVQP